One part of the Planctomycetia bacterium genome encodes these proteins:
- a CDS encoding antitoxin, with the protein MVMKTISAADANRHFSRVLREVSQGEHVTVVSRGRPVAIIAPVRGSGRERQSAKRTLLKRLRRQPVVGVRRWTRDELYEN; encoded by the coding sequence GTGGTCATGAAAACAATTTCGGCGGCCGACGCGAACCGACATTTTTCCCGCGTTCTCCGCGAGGTTTCCCAGGGAGAGCACGTCACCGTGGTCTCGCGCGGCAGGCCCGTTGCGATCATCGCACCCGTTCGGGGCAGCGGACGAGAGCGGCAGTCGGCGAAACGAACGCTGCTCAAGCGTTTGCGAAGACAACCCGTGGTTGGCGTTCGCCGCTGGACCCGCGACGAGCTCTACGAGAACTGA
- a CDS encoding twitching motility protein PilT, giving the protein MRVALDTNVLAYAEGVGDAKRCGVAVGLVERLPESAVLLPAQVLGELMLVLTRKAGRTREVARDAVLGWADSFDVIDSTWASFQSAFDLSVTHEFRMWDALVMAVAAENRCRIVLSEDLQHGFTWRGVTIVNPFLPDESPLLAAILSQDA; this is encoded by the coding sequence ATGCGGGTCGCCCTCGACACCAACGTGCTCGCCTATGCCGAGGGTGTCGGGGATGCGAAACGGTGTGGCGTTGCCGTCGGCCTCGTTGAACGCCTGCCGGAGTCCGCGGTTCTGCTGCCGGCACAGGTGCTCGGCGAGCTGATGCTGGTCCTGACGCGAAAAGCGGGGCGGACACGCGAGGTTGCCCGCGACGCCGTGCTCGGCTGGGCCGACTCGTTCGACGTCATCGACTCGACATGGGCTTCGTTCCAGTCGGCGTTCGATCTCTCCGTGACCCACGAGTTTCGAATGTGGGACGCGCTCGTGATGGCGGTCGCCGCTGAAAATCGCTGCCGCATCGTGCTCAGCGAAGACCTGCAGCATGGTTTCACATGGCGCGGCGTGACGATCGTCAATCCGTTCCTACCGGATGAGTCGCCCCTGCTCGCGGCCATTCTCTCGCAGGATGCCTGA